One Nostoc sp. UHCC 0302 DNA window includes the following coding sequences:
- a CDS encoding Uma2 family endonuclease, whose amino-acid sequence MTVTTYKWTIERYHRAIEAGIFDDQPIELLRGDLIVMPPEREPHAYYNTEAADYLRTLLGERAKIRDAKPITLPNDSEPVPDVAIVKPLGEVYLEHHPYPEDIFWIIEFSQSTLSKDLGDKKDIYAEAGIAEYWVVNLKNSQLLVFRDLKNGQYTTELTLTTDTIVPLAFGDISVQVNRLVGLPKR is encoded by the coding sequence ATGACGGTAACTACCTATAAATGGACAATTGAACGCTATCACCGAGCAATAGAAGCAGGCATCTTTGATGACCAACCCATTGAACTATTGCGTGGCGACCTCATAGTTATGCCCCCAGAACGAGAACCTCATGCCTACTACAATACCGAAGCAGCTGATTATCTCCGCACATTGCTTGGTGAACGGGCAAAAATCCGTGATGCCAAACCCATCACCCTACCCAACGACTCAGAACCCGTCCCCGATGTTGCTATTGTTAAACCTTTAGGGGAAGTTTACTTAGAACACCATCCCTACCCTGAAGATATTTTCTGGATTATAGAATTTTCTCAATCTACTTTGAGCAAAGACTTAGGTGATAAAAAAGACATCTATGCAGAAGCAGGCATTGCTGAATATTGGGTAGTCAATCTCAAAAATTCTCAGTTGTTAGTATTTCGAGACTTAAAAAATGGGCAATACACAACTGAACTGACATTAACCACAGATACTATTGTCCCCTTAGCCTTTGGTGATATATCCGTTCAAGTTAATCGCCTTGTAGGTTTACCAAAAAGATAA